One window of Chthoniobacterales bacterium genomic DNA carries:
- a CDS encoding ABC transporter permease, whose protein sequence is MLNWLGRQTLRVISGLGDFALFTGRSFRSTVSSRRIFRRVLRAVYEQGTLCLPVILIVGAFTGLVLGLQGYYVLNRFGSQGLLGALVSLSLVREMAPVLAALMLVGQAGSALAAELGIQRNSEQIAALETMGVSSHGYLVAPRLIAAVMVFPLQTALFVAVGLWGGSLSGSLLLGVDPGVYWSSVERAVEAPDVRECFLKAATFGLLTISLCAYHGFNAHRCRFATGARAVSASTTTAVVQSSIVILAADYVITSFMV, encoded by the coding sequence ATGTTGAACTGGCTTGGCCGGCAAACTCTTCGCGTGATTTCCGGACTGGGCGATTTCGCCCTCTTCACCGGGCGTTCGTTTCGTTCGACCGTGAGTTCGCGGCGGATTTTCCGCCGGGTGCTGCGGGCGGTCTACGAGCAGGGCACGCTGTGTCTTCCGGTGATCCTCATCGTGGGGGCATTCACCGGGCTCGTGCTTGGATTGCAGGGCTATTATGTGCTGAACCGCTTCGGCTCGCAGGGGCTCCTTGGCGCGCTCGTGTCGCTGAGTCTCGTGCGCGAAATGGCGCCCGTGCTGGCGGCGCTGATGCTTGTCGGGCAGGCGGGATCGGCCCTTGCGGCGGAGCTCGGCATCCAGCGAAATTCGGAACAGATTGCCGCGCTGGAGACAATGGGCGTGAGCAGCCACGGCTACCTCGTTGCACCGCGGCTGATCGCGGCCGTGATGGTTTTCCCGCTGCAGACGGCGCTGTTTGTCGCGGTGGGATTGTGGGGCGGCAGCCTGTCCGGCTCGCTGCTGCTGGGCGTGGATCCCGGTGTTTACTGGTCGTCCGTCGAGCGCGCGGTGGAGGCGCCGGATGTGCGCGAGTGCTTTCTGAAGGCCGCGACTTTCGGTCTGTTGACGATCAGCCTCTGCGCCTACCACGGCTTCAACGCGCATCGGTGCCGCTTTGCGACCGGCGCCCGGGCGGTAAGTGCCTCCACGACGACGGCCGTCGTGCAATCGAGCATTGTGATCCTCGCGGCCGATTACGTGATCACATCCTTCATGGTCTGA